From a single Adhaeribacter swui genomic region:
- a CDS encoding SMP-30/gluconolactonase/LRE family protein, producing the protein MIKKDAKIEVLAEGFTFTEGPVWIEKEKMLLFSDVPANTIYKWTEAKGKEVYLKPSGYTGQESRGGFLGSNGLLLGKDGKLLLCQHGDRRIAQMDAPLNAPKTNYVTVAGEYKGKKLNSPNDLFLTAAGDLYFTDPSYGFEGGDSDPKKELSYQGVYKMNKAGAVTLLTDTIAQPNGIGIFPGGKTLLVSNSAENNNGWYTYDIAANGFLTNGKVFYNAKQEKEPGGCDGLKIDKAGNVFATGPGGLWIFNKTGKLLGKIKLNGIVAANCALTPDGKTIYITASNYLLRVKMQ; encoded by the coding sequence GTGATTAAGAAAGACGCAAAAATTGAAGTACTAGCCGAAGGTTTTACCTTTACCGAAGGGCCCGTTTGGATAGAGAAAGAAAAAATGCTGTTGTTTTCGGATGTGCCGGCTAATACCATTTACAAGTGGACCGAGGCAAAAGGGAAAGAAGTTTATTTGAAGCCTTCGGGTTATACCGGCCAGGAATCCCGGGGTGGTTTTCTGGGGTCAAATGGGCTGCTTCTTGGTAAGGATGGAAAATTGTTGCTTTGCCAGCACGGTGACCGAAGAATAGCCCAAATGGACGCTCCACTGAATGCGCCAAAGACGAACTATGTTACCGTAGCAGGGGAATATAAAGGCAAGAAACTAAACAGCCCCAATGACCTTTTCCTTACGGCTGCCGGCGATCTGTATTTCACCGATCCTTCTTATGGTTTTGAAGGTGGTGATAGTGACCCCAAAAAAGAACTTTCCTACCAAGGCGTATATAAAATGAATAAGGCAGGAGCTGTAACTCTTTTAACCGATACTATTGCCCAGCCAAACGGAATTGGTATTTTCCCGGGCGGCAAAACTTTACTCGTATCTAATTCGGCTGAAAATAACAATGGCTGGTACACGTATGATATTGCGGCGAACGGGTTTTTAACCAACGGCAAAGTATTTTATAATGCAAAACAGGAAAAAGAACCGGGCGGTTGCGATGGTTTAAAAATAGACAAAGCGGGCAATGTGTTTGCTACCGGACCGGGCGGGCTTTGGATATTTAATAAAACCGGCAAGTTGCTCGGTAAGATAAAGCTAAACGGAATAGTGGCGGCTAACTGCGCTTTAACTCCCGATGGTAAAACCATTTATATCACTGCCTCTAATTACCTGCTCCGCGTGAAAATGCAGTAA
- a CDS encoding chemotaxis protein CheB, with protein MAKRDIVVIGASAGGFEAIRQLMAALPADLEAAIFIVWHMSPDVTGVLPQVINRQKTLMATNALDNEPIVMNRVYVAPPDRHLMLDKGVVRVIRGPKENRFRPAVDPLFRSAAYMYGSRVIGIVLSGALDDGTSGLWTIKHRGGLAIVQQPEEAEVPSMPQSALEAVQIDYCLPVQEIASLLVKLTSEIAPKEKQVPMEEQNKIKTEVRIALQDKALEQGVQDLGQLTPYACPECHGVLSAIKEGNIIRYRCHTGHAYSADSLLTSITENIEDSLWGTIRGIEESVILLNNLGDHYAEKNQPKLAAMYFKKAKEAGDRANIVRQAVLNHEQLTNESISRQAAEEDDNA; from the coding sequence ATGGCAAAAAGAGACATCGTAGTTATTGGGGCTTCGGCGGGTGGTTTCGAGGCAATCCGGCAATTAATGGCGGCGCTACCGGCCGATTTAGAAGCCGCTATTTTTATCGTTTGGCACATGTCGCCGGATGTAACAGGCGTATTACCACAAGTAATTAACCGGCAGAAAACCTTAATGGCTACCAACGCCCTAGATAACGAACCCATTGTAATGAACCGCGTTTACGTGGCCCCGCCCGACCGGCATTTAATGCTCGACAAAGGCGTGGTACGGGTAATCCGCGGCCCTAAAGAAAACCGGTTCCGGCCGGCGGTAGACCCTTTGTTCCGGTCGGCGGCTTATATGTACGGTTCCCGGGTAATTGGCATTGTGCTGTCGGGAGCCCTCGACGATGGCACTTCCGGGTTATGGACTATTAAACACCGCGGCGGCCTGGCCATTGTGCAGCAACCCGAAGAAGCCGAAGTACCTTCGATGCCCCAAAGCGCCTTAGAGGCAGTACAAATAGATTATTGTTTACCAGTGCAGGAAATAGCATCTTTGTTAGTAAAATTAACTTCCGAAATCGCTCCGAAAGAAAAGCAAGTACCCATGGAAGAGCAAAACAAAATTAAAACCGAAGTACGGATTGCGCTGCAGGATAAAGCCCTGGAACAAGGGGTGCAGGATTTAGGCCAGCTTACACCTTATGCGTGTCCGGAGTGCCACGGGGTTTTGTCGGCCATTAAAGAAGGGAACATTATCCGCTACCGTTGCCACACGGGGCACGCCTATTCTGCGGATAGTTTGTTAACTTCTATTACCGAAAACATTGAAGATAGCTTATGGGGAACCATCCGGGGAATAGAAGAAAGCGTTATTTTACTCAATAACCTGGGCGACCATTACGCTGAAAAAAACCAGCCCAAACTAGCGGCTATGTATTTTAAAAAAGCCAAAGAAGCTGGTGACCGGGCTAACATCGTGCGACAAGCAGTTTTAAACCACGAACAACTAACCAACGAAAGCATAAGCCGGCAAGCTGCCGAAGAAGACGATAATGCTTAA
- a CDS encoding outer membrane protein assembly factor BamB family protein has product MKQKLTGVFIALLCLFAYFSFTPDSSLSDDYAKWQHYGGGPDQSRYFKGSQITKKNVSKLQVAWVYPTADSVPNFFSPIVVDTVMYVMAKNYSLVAINALTGKEIWIHANLQGLTRRGINYWESKDRKDRRLLFTLNNSLQAIDALTGKSILTFGNNGYVDMREGLDREVSSIRRIQSMMPGVIFDNLIIMGSAPGEAYFSPPGHVRAYNVITGKQEWIFHTIPHPGEFGYETWPKDAYKYVGAVNVWSEISVDVKRGIAYLPLGSPTYDYYGADRIGSNLFGNSLVALDARTGKRLWHFQTVHHDLWDYDLASAPQLITVKHKGKRIDAVAAATKHGFMFVFDRVTGEPIFPIEEKPFPASEMPGEQAWPTQPIPTVVPSFTRHEVTQETLNPYYSKTEREKWQKRIAEAKSGLYIPPSDKYETIAVPGALGGVNFGNTAADPKNGMVYILAQEYPSVYKLEKIKAPTELMSQDDVEKAKKLYASTCRSCHGENMTGAGIAPSIVNAGQRIGIDDFKGLLAAGRGQMPGFAHIQEEQVTAIYRFLGGNPAMRMGFGRKNDSSKMPEGPVVASGGAKVKPDAKVVAPMSEYPEDVDHPQDRYTTDYGTFWPGLLNPKWSRVMAYDLNTGKVKWEHTIGEDTLSLNKETQNLGTPGGAQRKGMVVTSNGLLFCTAKGGKLYAFDSEKGKLLWETTLSHESNAQPIMYEIAGKQYLVVNATSNFTRDGINHAKKPGALPRGYVVYALPGKK; this is encoded by the coding sequence ATGAAACAAAAGCTTACCGGTGTTTTTATTGCCCTCTTATGTTTATTTGCTTATTTCAGCTTTACCCCGGATTCCTCGCTATCTGATGATTATGCCAAATGGCAACATTACGGCGGCGGACCAGATCAATCGCGGTATTTTAAAGGTTCTCAGATTACTAAAAAGAATGTCAGTAAGTTGCAGGTAGCCTGGGTTTATCCCACCGCCGATTCTGTACCTAATTTTTTTAGCCCGATTGTGGTGGATACCGTTATGTATGTAATGGCTAAAAATTATTCTTTAGTCGCCATCAATGCCCTGACGGGTAAAGAAATCTGGATCCATGCCAACTTACAGGGATTAACCCGCCGGGGCATTAACTACTGGGAAAGCAAAGACCGGAAAGACCGTCGGTTATTATTTACCCTGAATAATTCCTTGCAGGCCATTGATGCCCTAACCGGAAAATCTATCCTGACCTTCGGCAACAACGGCTATGTGGATATGCGGGAAGGCCTGGACCGGGAAGTATCCAGCATCCGCCGAATTCAATCCATGATGCCCGGGGTAATATTTGATAATTTAATCATTATGGGATCTGCTCCCGGCGAAGCGTATTTCTCACCGCCTGGGCACGTAAGAGCTTATAATGTAATTACCGGTAAACAAGAATGGATATTCCATACCATTCCGCATCCAGGGGAATTTGGTTACGAAACCTGGCCGAAAGATGCGTATAAGTATGTGGGTGCCGTAAATGTGTGGAGCGAAATATCCGTGGATGTAAAAAGGGGAATTGCTTACTTGCCTTTGGGCTCACCAACTTATGATTACTACGGAGCCGACCGCATCGGAAGCAACTTATTTGGCAATAGCCTGGTAGCTTTAGATGCCCGCACCGGCAAACGCTTGTGGCATTTCCAGACGGTACATCACGATTTGTGGGATTATGACCTGGCTTCAGCGCCCCAATTAATAACTGTAAAACATAAAGGCAAACGCATTGATGCGGTGGCGGCGGCTACCAAGCACGGCTTTATGTTTGTATTTGATCGGGTTACGGGTGAACCCATCTTTCCGATTGAAGAAAAACCGTTTCCGGCCAGCGAAATGCCCGGCGAACAGGCCTGGCCCACGCAACCCATTCCGACGGTGGTACCCAGCTTTACCCGGCACGAGGTTACCCAGGAAACGCTTAACCCTTATTATTCAAAAACCGAAAGAGAAAAGTGGCAGAAGCGTATTGCCGAAGCTAAATCGGGTTTGTACATTCCACCATCCGATAAATACGAAACCATTGCCGTGCCGGGGGCTCTGGGCGGGGTAAATTTTGGGAATACGGCCGCCGATCCGAAAAACGGAATGGTGTACATTTTAGCGCAGGAATACCCATCGGTTTACAAGCTTGAAAAAATTAAAGCACCTACCGAATTAATGTCACAGGATGATGTAGAAAAAGCAAAGAAACTGTATGCGAGTACCTGCCGGTCTTGCCATGGCGAAAATATGACTGGGGCGGGCATTGCGCCTTCTATTGTTAACGCCGGACAACGCATAGGCATTGATGATTTTAAAGGTTTGTTGGCCGCCGGCCGCGGACAAATGCCAGGTTTTGCGCATATCCAGGAAGAACAGGTAACCGCTATTTACCGTTTCTTAGGTGGAAACCCCGCCATGCGCATGGGTTTTGGCCGCAAAAATGATTCTTCGAAAATGCCGGAGGGCCCGGTAGTGGCGTCCGGTGGGGCCAAGGTTAAACCAGATGCTAAAGTTGTGGCGCCTATGTCGGAATACCCCGAAGATGTAGATCATCCGCAAGATCGCTATACCACTGATTATGGTACCTTCTGGCCGGGTTTATTAAATCCGAAGTGGTCCAGGGTGATGGCTTATGATTTGAATACCGGTAAAGTTAAATGGGAACACACCATTGGGGAGGATACCCTCTCGCTAAATAAAGAAACTCAAAATTTAGGTACACCGGGCGGAGCGCAAAGAAAAGGCATGGTGGTCACCTCCAATGGTCTGCTATTTTGTACAGCGAAGGGCGGAAAATTATATGCTTTTGATTCGGAGAAGGGCAAGCTGTTATGGGAAACAACCCTGAGCCACGAATCGAACGCGCAGCCAATCATGTATGAAATAGCGGGGAAACAATACCTGGTAGTGAATGCTACGTCAAACTTTACCCGCGATGGGATTAACCACGCCAAAAAGCCGGGTGCTTTACCCAGAGGCTATGTGGTATACGCGCTTCCGGGTAAAAAATAA
- a CDS encoding cupin domain-containing protein, with the protein MNHLLALLFTFMMVPATGQPTKNRVVPNDPAKYRQLSAVHAGAGKMGFTQLIGRTELSTNFLYLHSGVIDPKSGIGHHFHHNIEEMYVLLTGEAEFTVNGRTSKIKAPAVVPCKMGDAHAIYNPTNEKLKWLNFAVSKVKGQADNFDLADARVGVNLDPIPVFVSGRMERSTLKTNNAAFPGNGVLYRRVLNADIFRTNWNHVDHVVIPAGSTAGPRELDGIEEVYYVIKGSGSVALNNEKAAIKADDSFYGLLGEKSTITNDGKEDLELLVIGVAAAKPNAATLQTSPGKAKAIALQMDFKVPKAESEAFEKIYHTVYVPAMKVQTGYLESKLLRLYPENLAKEIQAEATTYNYQIQISFDTEENRRKWVASSQHQIAWPAASKIGKEYKWRGYDVMGEDNNR; encoded by the coding sequence ATGAACCATTTGCTTGCCTTATTATTTACTTTTATGATGGTTCCGGCTACCGGCCAGCCTACTAAAAATCGCGTTGTGCCTAACGACCCGGCTAAATACCGGCAATTATCGGCGGTACATGCCGGAGCCGGGAAAATGGGATTTACCCAGTTAATCGGGCGCACCGAATTATCAACTAACTTTCTTTACTTGCATTCCGGGGTTATAGATCCTAAATCTGGCATTGGGCATCATTTTCACCACAACATCGAGGAAATGTATGTACTGCTAACCGGCGAAGCTGAATTTACCGTAAACGGCCGCACTTCTAAAATTAAAGCGCCGGCAGTAGTGCCTTGTAAAATGGGCGATGCACATGCCATTTATAACCCCACTAACGAAAAGTTAAAATGGCTGAATTTTGCGGTAAGTAAAGTAAAAGGTCAGGCCGATAATTTTGACTTAGCCGATGCCCGGGTGGGTGTTAATCTGGATCCAATACCGGTATTTGTGTCCGGTCGCATGGAGCGGAGCACGCTTAAAACCAACAATGCGGCTTTCCCGGGTAATGGGGTACTGTACCGCCGAGTGTTGAACGCCGATATTTTCCGGACGAACTGGAACCACGTAGATCATGTAGTCATTCCGGCCGGCAGTACCGCCGGACCCCGCGAACTGGATGGGATCGAAGAAGTTTACTACGTGATAAAAGGCTCGGGATCAGTAGCGTTAAACAATGAGAAAGCTGCTATTAAAGCAGATGATTCTTTTTATGGGTTATTAGGCGAAAAGTCTACCATTACCAATGATGGCAAGGAAGACCTGGAATTGCTGGTGATCGGGGTAGCGGCTGCTAAACCAAATGCTGCAACCTTGCAAACGTCACCGGGAAAAGCAAAAGCCATAGCGTTGCAGATGGATTTTAAAGTTCCGAAAGCCGAAAGCGAAGCATTTGAAAAAATATATCACACCGTTTATGTACCTGCCATGAAAGTGCAGACCGGCTATTTAGAATCTAAACTGCTGCGCCTGTATCCGGAAAATCTGGCTAAAGAAATCCAGGCCGAAGCGACTACTTATAATTATCAGATCCAGATCTCGTTTGACACGGAAGAAAACCGGCGCAAGTGGGTGGCCAGCAGCCAACACCAGATTGCCTGGCCGGCAGCCTCCAAAATTGGCAAAGAGTACAAATGGCGTGGTTATGATGTAATGGGGGAGGATAATAATCGATAA
- a CDS encoding malectin domain-containing carbohydrate-binding protein — translation MSTFIALYFTIRKPTLGKWLFSFVFSFLAQSVVLANEVIYRINSGGGDLQTTTGLFTADNYFLPDPGYISTSSNAIANTTNADFYQKQRGATTNNGTFRYNLPVENGAYQVTLHLAETYWTRAGQRVFDVTAEDTKVLDNFDIFKKTGANTATTETFTINVADGTLSLYFSALVSDGGVNRPQIAGLEVVKVTNSSNQPPVFSTKTLAYTLSETTKVGTALGTLQATDPDAADALAYTLTAGNTNQTFTLNATTGELTLTKPLNHHAQSKFTLKARVTDRAGGFDEAIITIQVNPAPLVPAFTNLTWSTKTNQPYVVNEAQGKSVNNKLYTFGGFDSQKSGFTPTSRAYVFDPAANTWTAMAPMPPMNNTKYGGATHTAMATDGTDIYFAGGYTSSSDGKGQIFGTKEVYKYLVAENRYVRLPDLPIIVAAGQMEYVNGRLHHIGGTNKARTIDLSDHYVLDLDNLDAGWQKLAPLPEPRQHAGSAVFKEKIYYIGGQTGHDAKLIAKKAVHVYDYSTNTWTKKADLPVPDGRTGRGHISSSVVVLGDRIFVLGGQVVHGNSGHTNLVSAYTPATDTWQNVSALPQGRYSGVAGVLNGLLYYTGGSRTSTTFQGTPEISTGPVTAIPQPENNPENRQILVFPNPIVKDKPFSMEVRGFSQNEKVTVTLYSLLGQTMYTTTVLTNQSGKALVKLPNATKLQAGTYVLKARALSGEVQTKLVQH, via the coding sequence ATGTCCACTTTTATTGCACTTTATTTTACTATTCGAAAACCTACTTTGGGGAAGTGGCTTTTTAGCTTCGTTTTCAGTTTTTTAGCCCAAAGTGTTGTATTAGCCAACGAAGTTATTTACCGGATTAACTCCGGTGGCGGCGATCTTCAGACTACTACTGGCTTATTCACGGCGGATAATTATTTTTTGCCAGATCCTGGTTATATTTCCACCTCTTCCAATGCGATTGCCAATACTACCAATGCTGATTTTTATCAGAAACAGCGGGGGGCCACCACCAATAATGGAACGTTCCGCTATAATTTACCGGTCGAGAATGGGGCATACCAGGTAACGCTTCATCTGGCCGAAACTTACTGGACCCGGGCTGGGCAACGGGTTTTCGATGTTACGGCTGAAGACACCAAGGTGCTGGATAATTTTGATATTTTTAAAAAAACCGGCGCGAACACCGCTACCACCGAAACATTTACCATTAACGTGGCCGACGGCACGCTGAGCTTGTATTTTAGTGCGCTGGTTAGCGATGGCGGCGTAAACCGTCCCCAGATTGCCGGATTAGAAGTAGTAAAAGTAACGAATTCGTCTAATCAGCCTCCGGTATTTTCGACTAAAACCTTGGCTTATACACTTTCGGAAACCACTAAAGTGGGTACAGCATTGGGCACCTTGCAAGCCACCGACCCAGATGCCGCCGATGCGCTTGCGTACACCTTAACGGCGGGCAACACCAACCAAACTTTTACGCTTAATGCCACTACCGGCGAACTAACTTTAACTAAACCATTAAACCACCATGCCCAAAGTAAATTTACGTTAAAAGCACGGGTTACTGACCGGGCCGGTGGTTTCGACGAAGCAATTATCACCATTCAGGTTAATCCGGCTCCTTTGGTGCCTGCCTTTACCAATTTAACCTGGAGCACCAAAACCAATCAGCCTTATGTGGTGAACGAAGCTCAGGGAAAAAGCGTGAACAATAAACTGTATACCTTCGGGGGGTTTGATAGTCAGAAATCCGGCTTTACGCCTACCAGCCGCGCGTACGTGTTTGATCCGGCCGCAAATACCTGGACGGCCATGGCGCCCATGCCTCCCATGAATAACACCAAATACGGCGGCGCTACCCATACCGCCATGGCCACCGACGGCACTGATATTTACTTTGCAGGCGGTTACACTTCTAGTTCTGACGGAAAGGGGCAAATATTCGGCACGAAAGAAGTGTACAAATACCTGGTAGCCGAAAACCGCTACGTGCGTTTGCCCGATTTACCCATTATTGTAGCCGCCGGCCAAATGGAATACGTGAATGGCCGGCTCCACCACATTGGCGGTACCAATAAAGCCCGAACCATAGACTTAAGTGACCATTATGTGCTGGACCTGGATAATTTAGATGCTGGTTGGCAAAAATTGGCGCCTTTACCGGAACCCCGGCAACATGCCGGCTCGGCCGTTTTTAAAGAAAAAATTTATTACATCGGCGGCCAAACCGGCCACGATGCCAAGTTAATAGCCAAAAAAGCCGTGCACGTGTATGATTACAGCACCAACACCTGGACCAAGAAAGCTGATTTACCTGTGCCAGACGGGCGTACGGGCCGGGGGCATATTAGTTCTTCGGTGGTAGTATTGGGCGACCGGATATTTGTGTTGGGGGGCCAGGTAGTGCACGGCAACAGCGGCCATACCAACCTGGTTTCGGCGTATACCCCGGCTACCGATACGTGGCAAAATGTAAGCGCTTTGCCCCAGGGCCGGTATTCCGGCGTGGCCGGGGTACTAAATGGGCTGCTGTATTATACCGGCGGTTCCCGCACCAGCACCACTTTTCAGGGTACTCCGGAAATTTCTACTGGTCCGGTTACGGCTATACCGCAGCCCGAAAATAATCCGGAAAACAGGCAAATCTTAGTTTTTCCAAACCCCATTGTAAAAGACAAACCGTTTTCGATGGAAGTGCGTGGGTTTAGCCAAAACGAAAAAGTAACCGTTACATTATACAGTTTGCTCGGCCAAACAATGTATACAACTACCGTGCTTACTAACCAATCGGGCAAGGCGCTGGTGAAGCTGCCCAATGCTACCAAATTACAAGCAGGTACTTATGTTTTAAAAGCGCGCGCGTTGTCTGGTGAAGTGCAAACCAAGTTGGTGCAGCATTAA
- a CDS encoding alpha/beta hydrolase-fold protein has translation MKHFYPLLAVLLLISVATKAQNIEKEAPTGFDVVQQNIAHGKIDTITYDSKTVGTKRRALVYTPPGYSKSKKYPVLYLLHGIGGDEKEWLKGGQPQVILDNLYAQKKVQPMIVVLPNGRAMKDDRAIGNVFDQEKVQAFATFEKDLLNDLIPYVEKKFPVRKDRENRAIAGLSMGGGQSLNFGLGNLDKFAWVGGFSSAPNTKKPEELMPNPAEAKKKLKLLWISCGDQDGLITFSKRTHDYLFTNNVPHVYYVEPGGHDFKVWKNGLYMFSQFLFKPVNTASLPKYTVLGTPAATNIRSAKYPQILPDNRVVFRTKAPEAQKVQIDLGKKYDMAKQADGFWEVTTDSIGEGFHYYSLVIDGLAVADPASETFYGMGRQASGIEIPFRGGDYYAEKEVPHGEVRMKRYFSPVTNSWRRFYVYTPAGYDQNTTEKYPVLYILHGGGEDERGWATQGKTDLILDNLIADKKAKPMLVVMLDGNMGMSGFNENAFKVFENELKQAVIPVVEKTYRVLPDGKNRALAGLSMGGLQTLHAGMRNTDLFNYLGVFSSGWFSNQPALSNPQYEFIQNNSTTINNNLKLLWVAMGGKEDIAYNNCKEMLAKFDQMKVKYTYTEYPGGHTWPVWRNNLYNFAPLLFK, from the coding sequence ATGAAACATTTTTATCCACTACTCGCTGTTTTACTGCTGATTAGTGTAGCAACCAAAGCACAGAACATTGAAAAAGAAGCTCCCACGGGGTTTGATGTGGTGCAGCAAAATATTGCGCACGGTAAAATAGATACCATTACTTACGATTCTAAAACGGTGGGCACCAAACGCCGGGCTTTGGTATATACACCGCCCGGGTATTCCAAAAGTAAAAAATACCCGGTATTGTATTTACTACACGGGATTGGTGGCGACGAGAAAGAATGGCTCAAGGGCGGTCAACCCCAGGTAATCCTGGATAATTTGTACGCCCAGAAAAAGGTGCAGCCCATGATCGTAGTGCTGCCGAACGGCCGGGCTATGAAAGACGACCGGGCCATTGGCAATGTTTTCGATCAAGAGAAGGTGCAAGCCTTTGCTACTTTCGAGAAAGATTTACTAAATGACCTGATTCCTTACGTAGAGAAAAAATTTCCGGTGCGTAAAGACCGGGAAAATCGTGCTATTGCCGGCCTATCCATGGGCGGGGGACAATCCTTGAATTTTGGCTTAGGTAACTTAGATAAATTTGCCTGGGTTGGAGGGTTTTCCTCGGCGCCCAACACCAAAAAACCAGAAGAGCTAATGCCGAACCCTGCCGAAGCAAAAAAGAAATTAAAACTACTCTGGATTTCTTGCGGCGACCAGGATGGCCTGATTACCTTCAGCAAACGCACCCACGATTATTTATTTACCAACAATGTACCGCATGTTTATTACGTAGAGCCGGGCGGGCACGACTTTAAAGTCTGGAAAAATGGGCTGTATATGTTCTCACAGTTCTTGTTTAAGCCGGTAAATACGGCTTCTTTGCCCAAGTACACCGTTTTAGGAACTCCGGCAGCTACCAACATCCGGTCAGCAAAGTACCCGCAGATATTACCCGACAACCGCGTAGTATTCCGGACTAAGGCGCCCGAAGCGCAAAAAGTGCAGATTGATCTGGGTAAAAAGTATGATATGGCAAAGCAAGCCGATGGATTCTGGGAAGTAACCACCGATTCCATTGGCGAAGGCTTTCATTATTACTCCTTAGTAATTGATGGTTTGGCTGTAGCGGATCCGGCTAGTGAAACTTTCTACGGCATGGGCCGGCAGGCCAGCGGCATCGAAATTCCTTTCCGGGGTGGGGATTATTACGCCGAAAAGGAGGTGCCGCACGGCGAGGTGCGCATGAAACGCTATTTTTCTCCGGTTACCAATTCGTGGCGGCGGTTTTACGTGTATACGCCAGCAGGCTACGACCAAAATACTACCGAAAAATATCCGGTATTGTACATTCTGCACGGGGGCGGCGAAGATGAACGGGGCTGGGCGACGCAAGGCAAAACCGACTTAATCCTGGATAATTTGATCGCCGATAAAAAAGCCAAGCCCATGCTGGTAGTTATGCTCGATGGCAATATGGGTATGTCCGGGTTTAACGAGAATGCTTTTAAAGTTTTTGAAAATGAATTGAAACAGGCGGTTATACCCGTGGTCGAAAAAACTTACCGGGTTCTGCCGGATGGTAAAAACCGGGCGCTGGCGGGCTTATCGATGGGTGGCTTGCAAACCTTACACGCTGGCATGCGCAACACGGATTTGTTTAACTATTTGGGAGTATTCAGCTCCGGTTGGTTTAGTAATCAACCGGCCTTATCTAATCCGCAGTACGAATTTATTCAAAACAACTCAACCACCATTAATAACAACTTAAAACTGCTGTGGGTAGCCATGGGCGGCAAAGAAGATATTGCTTACAATAACTGCAAAGAAATGCTCGCCAAGTTCGACCAGATGAAGGTAAAATACACTTATACCGAATATCCGGGTGGTCATACCTGGCCGGTTTGGCGCAACAATCTGTACAACTTTGCCCCGCTATTATTTAAATGA
- a CDS encoding esterase — protein MKHIFSIIFLLFALAITASAQRPPAISSPDVHADNTVTFRLYAPNAKKVSLSGEFLKSNQLLTKDNAGIWSITVGPIKPDIYPYNFVVDSIGVADPNNTNIFANERFKRSIVEIPGSTPLVHAMQNVPHGKVSYRYYKSGTLKTTRQLLVYTPPGFNPNAKTKYPVLYLIHGGSDTEETWTKVGRANLIADNLIAQKKAKPMIIVMPYGNVRPAPMPDFTQDVIKDIIPFIEANYPVLTDTKNRAVAGFSVGGGQTLNIGLTNPNIFAYICSYAPYTATEEFQKNFTNWNPDAAALNKQLKLFTISVGTEDFLYEPVKQNIAMFKEKNIKLETLIVPGGHTWMNCKLFLANSLQQLFKN, from the coding sequence ATGAAACATATTTTTAGCATAATCTTCCTGCTTTTTGCCCTTGCCATTACTGCCTCTGCCCAACGACCGCCGGCCATTAGCTCCCCGGACGTACACGCCGATAACACCGTAACTTTCCGGTTGTATGCCCCCAATGCAAAAAAGGTAAGCTTAAGCGGCGAATTTTTAAAATCCAACCAATTACTCACGAAAGACAATGCGGGTATTTGGAGCATTACCGTAGGACCGATTAAACCCGATATTTACCCCTACAATTTTGTGGTAGATAGCATCGGCGTAGCCGACCCGAATAACACGAATATCTTCGCCAACGAACGGTTCAAACGCAGCATCGTGGAAATACCGGGCAGTACGCCTTTAGTGCACGCGATGCAAAACGTACCCCACGGCAAAGTGAGTTACCGGTATTATAAATCGGGTACGTTAAAAACCACCCGGCAATTACTCGTTTATACGCCGCCCGGCTTTAACCCCAACGCTAAAACGAAATACCCGGTATTGTACCTGATTCACGGAGGCTCCGATACCGAAGAAACCTGGACCAAAGTAGGCCGTGCCAACCTGATTGCCGACAACCTAATTGCCCAGAAAAAAGCCAAACCCATGATTATTGTAATGCCCTACGGGAACGTACGGCCGGCACCCATGCCCGATTTCACCCAAGATGTTATTAAGGATATTATTCCGTTTATCGAAGCCAATTACCCGGTACTAACCGACACTAAAAACCGCGCCGTAGCTGGCTTTTCGGTAGGAGGCGGGCAAACCCTGAATATTGGACTTACTAATCCCAATATCTTTGCTTATATCTGTTCGTATGCGCCCTACACGGCCACCGAAGAATTCCAGAAAAATTTCACCAACTGGAACCCGGATGCCGCTGCCCTGAACAAGCAACTCAAACTATTTACCATCAGCGTAGGTACCGAAGATTTCCTGTACGAACCGGTAAAACAGAATATTGCCATGTTCAAAGAAAAGAACATCAAGCTGGAAACCCTGATTGTACCGGGCGGCCACACCTGGATGAACTGTAAATTATTCCTGGCAAACTCTCTACAGCAATTATTTAAAAATTAA